The Echinicola rosea genome has a segment encoding these proteins:
- a CDS encoding cyclic nucleotide-binding domain-containing protein, producing the protein MDKLTNLKLLKTQLDGILRVDWDNYLKLQDLVSFQRYKKRRIIRTSGVTERNCYLVMEGLVGMNINEGLVKVFPQKHLVMDRANRALERSSPYALEALEETLVVFMDTDSEQKMLESIPAFGPLSKALYNQFDELDRFFESIKSLPLEQAVPRFRETLEGLEKRLPKRRFAQLLGKSPKTISRFEEKFNNGKMDWPFLKKLGVAPSIHPNSRMIRHKVRSWVDYYPLLADPDGVKKMQQLNLPFLIVRAFPMGKEDRVEWAGKLMALLTAIDLFMYHFHYGEGPFYWEKVKRGFHNILEGRGNSSNVPRLNAYFSALKDLMELAGSWMTDKELEMVVVILKSYLKEREWRAGSHMAKDKSDMLDYRAYRAKFSEGRLGMACLKIVHRELWESIHKYRKDLETFMELAISLIIISNEMMVGKTKVFGDLPHNYVNLEVRLGKVFMDAVLEGLRDSFEKVHDQMEQCKKENFGNIEGPAKQEVAEFLRLVEQQVMAWPEWYGKVLSKKTTN; encoded by the coding sequence ATGGATAAACTAACTAATCTGAAACTGCTCAAAACCCAATTGGATGGTATCTTACGGGTGGATTGGGACAACTATTTAAAATTACAGGACCTGGTTTCCTTCCAACGTTACAAAAAGCGGCGGATCATCAGGACTTCAGGTGTAACGGAGAGAAACTGTTACCTGGTCATGGAAGGGCTCGTGGGCATGAATATCAATGAAGGACTGGTAAAGGTTTTTCCCCAGAAACACCTGGTCATGGACAGGGCCAACAGGGCATTGGAAAGATCAAGTCCCTATGCGTTGGAAGCACTGGAAGAAACCCTGGTGGTATTTATGGATACGGATTCCGAACAGAAGATGCTGGAAAGTATTCCTGCCTTCGGACCACTGTCAAAGGCCCTTTACAACCAGTTTGATGAACTGGACAGGTTTTTTGAAAGCATTAAATCATTGCCCCTGGAACAGGCCGTTCCCCGGTTCCGGGAAACCCTGGAGGGGCTTGAAAAAAGGCTTCCCAAAAGGAGGTTTGCCCAATTATTGGGAAAGTCGCCCAAAACCATTTCACGTTTTGAAGAAAAATTCAACAATGGGAAAATGGATTGGCCATTCCTTAAAAAATTGGGTGTAGCCCCCAGTATCCACCCCAACAGTAGGATGATCAGGCATAAAGTACGGAGCTGGGTGGACTACTATCCTTTGTTGGCGGATCCTGATGGCGTGAAAAAAATGCAGCAGCTTAACCTTCCTTTTCTAATAGTACGCGCATTTCCAATGGGCAAGGAGGACAGGGTAGAATGGGCCGGAAAACTGATGGCCTTATTGACTGCCATAGACCTGTTCATGTACCATTTCCATTATGGTGAAGGGCCTTTCTACTGGGAAAAGGTCAAAAGGGGCTTCCATAATATTCTGGAAGGCAGGGGGAATTCTTCCAATGTCCCCAGGTTGAACGCTTACTTTTCTGCCCTGAAGGACCTTATGGAACTTGCTGGATCCTGGATGACCGATAAGGAACTGGAAATGGTCGTCGTCATCTTAAAAAGCTACCTGAAGGAAAGGGAATGGAGAGCAGGAAGCCATATGGCAAAGGATAAATCCGATATGCTCGATTACAGGGCATATAGGGCGAAGTTTTCAGAGGGAAGGTTAGGAATGGCCTGTTTGAAAATAGTCCATAGGGAACTGTGGGAAAGTATCCATAAGTACCGCAAGGACCTGGAAACATTTATGGAATTGGCCATTAGCCTTATCATTATCTCCAATGAAATGATGGTGGGAAAGACCAAGGTCTTTGGGGACCTTCCCCATAACTATGTCAACTTGGAAGTGAGGTTGGGCAAGGTGTTCATGGATGCTGTTCTTGAGGGGTTAAGGGACTCCTTTGAAAAGGTCCATGACCAAATGGAGCAATGTAAAAAAGAAAACTTTGGAAATATTGAAGGTCCTGCAAAGCAAGAAGTGGCGGAATTTTTACGGTTGGTCGAGCAACAGGTAATGGCCTGGCCAGAATGGTACGGTAAGGTCCTATCCAAAAAAACAACAAACTAA
- a CDS encoding DUF6520 family protein codes for MKKLIKRLPVLALALAATAAFAFNMPREMVGEYAQDPNNPGTWFDLTNEVPGEDTYQCDGEMETCTRDQPNPSGTEIKTGEFIQNGELPVHED; via the coding sequence ATGAAAAAGTTAATAAAAAGGCTGCCGGTGCTGGCTTTGGCACTCGCAGCTACAGCGGCATTTGCATTCAACATGCCGCGTGAAATGGTAGGGGAATATGCACAAGACCCCAATAATCCCGGAACTTGGTTCGATCTGACCAATGAGGTTCCCGGTGAGGACACCTATCAATGCGATGGCGAAATGGAAACCTGCACTAGGGATCAACCAAATCCATCGGGAACGGAGATCAAAACCGGCGAATTCATCCAGAACGGGGAATTGCCCGTTCATGAGGACTAA
- a CDS encoding RteC domain-containing protein, with translation MILEQYAHQLKKELENDLSLISLQGRDKLIQLESAFQHTEQVLGKLNGFVCTYTFDGQEEEIHFFKRIKPRFQSESIYYAELFILESNRPLTGKQAQRDYFLEEQRSLKGYMDRHRALYNYMLLDQRHFDTQYFLRRARSDVSLPHGYHSTIDNRCCTVHSIQVSTLQAVLRINQYMQEMLQELDGVKSPAQPPSKLKWTAQKVQLVELIYALKVCNVFNNGEIGIKELARNLEQILGTKIGDIYRIFQEIRIRKKGRTVFLDNLREKLEGYMEEGDGMG, from the coding sequence ATGATCCTTGAACAATATGCACATCAACTGAAAAAGGAATTGGAAAATGATCTTTCCCTGATCAGCCTTCAGGGCAGGGACAAACTGATCCAACTGGAATCGGCCTTCCAACATACCGAGCAGGTGCTGGGGAAGTTGAACGGGTTTGTTTGTACATACACCTTTGACGGCCAAGAGGAGGAGATCCATTTCTTCAAAAGGATAAAGCCCCGGTTCCAGTCCGAGTCCATCTACTATGCCGAGCTGTTTATCCTGGAATCCAACCGTCCGCTGACCGGTAAACAGGCACAAAGAGACTATTTTTTGGAGGAGCAGCGAAGTCTCAAGGGCTATATGGACCGACACCGTGCCCTGTACAATTATATGCTGCTCGACCAGCGCCACTTTGATACGCAGTATTTTCTCCGTAGGGCCAGGAGCGACGTGAGCTTGCCCCACGGATACCACAGCACCATCGACAACCGCTGCTGTACGGTGCACAGCATCCAGGTGAGTACGTTGCAGGCAGTCCTACGGATCAACCAATATATGCAGGAAATGCTGCAGGAACTGGACGGGGTAAAAAGTCCCGCACAGCCCCCTTCCAAGCTAAAGTGGACCGCCCAGAAAGTCCAGTTGGTCGAGCTGATCTACGCCCTAAAAGTGTGCAACGTGTTCAACAACGGGGAGATCGGCATCAAAGAGCTTGCCCGGAACCTGGAGCAAATCCTTGGGACCAAAATAGGGGACATCTACCGCATCTTCCAGGAAATCCGTATCCGGAAAAAGGGAAGGACCGTGTTTTTGGACAACCTGAGGGAGAAATTGGAGGGGTATATGGAGGAGGGGGATGGGATGGGGTAA
- a CDS encoding TerB family tellurite resistance protein, which produces MKHYLTILLLMGSLWGTPQVAMAQVGETAQLLLNVEKLSQFKQVLDDMYKGYRTLSRGYNAVRDIASGNFSLHKVFIDGLSAVSPVVRRYHKVGGIINYQKLILDEYRRAYRQFLDRGRFTREELDYLALVYGNLLEMSARNIEELLLVITGGKLQMTDKERMAAIDRIFDGIKDRYVFVRIFNNEAAVLDLQRKKASGNLKTIKSLQP; this is translated from the coding sequence ATGAAACACTATTTGACCATACTATTGCTGATGGGCAGCCTGTGGGGTACACCGCAAGTGGCGATGGCCCAGGTCGGCGAAACCGCACAGCTGCTGCTCAACGTGGAAAAGCTCAGCCAGTTCAAGCAGGTCCTTGACGATATGTACAAGGGCTACCGGACGCTCAGCCGTGGCTATAATGCGGTAAGGGACATTGCCTCGGGCAATTTCTCTTTGCACAAGGTATTTATCGATGGGCTCTCCGCGGTCAGCCCGGTGGTACGGCGCTACCATAAGGTGGGCGGGATCATCAACTATCAAAAGCTCATTTTGGACGAATACCGCAGGGCCTACCGCCAGTTTCTCGACCGTGGACGGTTTACCCGCGAAGAGCTCGATTACCTGGCCCTGGTCTACGGCAACCTGCTCGAGATGAGCGCCCGCAACATCGAAGAGCTGCTGCTGGTCATCACCGGGGGAAAGCTGCAGATGACCGACAAGGAACGGATGGCGGCCATTGACCGGATCTTTGATGGGATAAAGGACCGCTATGTATTCGTGCGGATATTCAACAATGAGGCGGCCGTATTAGACCTCCAAAGGAAAAAGGCATCCGGAAACCTGAAGACCATCAAATCCTTACAGCCATGA
- a CDS encoding DUF4134 domain-containing protein, whose product MTNNQFSKGLLALLLTGISLSVFGQDGNAGIMEATTKVRSYFQSGVNLMYAIGAIVGLIGAVKVFNKWNSGEPDTGKVAAAWFGSCVFLVIVATVLTSFFG is encoded by the coding sequence ATGACAAACAACCAATTCAGTAAAGGGCTGTTGGCCCTGTTGCTGACAGGGATTTCCCTGTCGGTATTCGGACAGGACGGCAATGCCGGTATTATGGAGGCCACCACCAAGGTGCGCAGCTACTTCCAGTCTGGCGTGAACCTGATGTATGCCATCGGTGCCATCGTCGGGCTGATCGGCGCAGTGAAAGTGTTCAACAAGTGGAATTCAGGGGAACCGGACACCGGAAAGGTGGCCGCCGCTTGGTTCGGCAGCTGCGTGTTTTTGGTCATCGTGGCCACCGTACTCACCAGCTTCTTTGGTTGA
- a CDS encoding TraG family conjugative transposon ATPase codes for MDSPNVKEMINWFPISKLEKGFLISGAGDITAGYEVQLPEIFTLDGPGYTALQSSWAKAIRLLPEGCVLHKQDWFAKKRFEGLVRKGDKDFLDRSSGLFFHERPYLDHRCYLFLSLPRKGKKPAGLATSNLLSPRFLPPELLDAKRLEEFENVLGQFVQLVSESGMEIRRLEEVDYLGTAQRPGLLERYLFLGPCDGKPQIKDIAFKPELRIGTSRMQVFSLSEMDRLPNVLSDQIPHEAYSTDKKAYTIGLAAPLGQLLDIDHIYNQYVIVEDRQAVAKQLESRALRMQSLAHYSRENLHAKEAIQAFLNESIAEGSWPVRAHFNVLTWSEGSEQTKSIRNKVGAAFARIDAVAKEESLAAPQLFWAGIPGNAAALPIEETFLTFGRQASCLFNMETGYLSSPSPFGMRLGDRQTGKPVNVDLSDEPMERGWTTNRNKFILGPSGSGKSFFTNHMVRSYHAQGSHVVLVDVGHSYKGLCDLVGGYYFTYEEDRPICFNPFHLGGRVLDTEKKESIKTLLLALWKKDDETFTRSEYVAISNALGSYYESLDADTFPCFDSFFEYCSNGFKAQLEAQGVKDRDFDIDNFLYVLRPYYRGGEFDYLLNATENLDLLEQRFIVFELDNIKDHPILFPVVTLIIMEIFISKMRKLRGVRKMILIEEAWKAIAKEGMAEYIRYLFKTVRKFFGEAVVVTQEVEDIISSPIIKQAIINNSDCKILLDQSKYRNKFDGIRELLGLTEKETMQIMSINRANEPGKKYKEVFIGLGPVSKVYRTEVSPEEYLAYTTEQKEKIKVQERANAFGGDLEKGIAEVAAEMKGGEI; via the coding sequence ATGGATAGTCCCAATGTAAAAGAGATGATCAACTGGTTTCCCATCAGCAAACTGGAAAAGGGATTCCTGATTTCGGGCGCAGGCGACATCACCGCCGGTTATGAAGTGCAGCTGCCGGAAATCTTTACCCTTGACGGCCCGGGCTACACAGCCCTGCAGTCCTCCTGGGCCAAGGCGATCAGGCTCCTTCCGGAAGGCTGTGTGCTCCATAAGCAGGACTGGTTTGCAAAAAAGCGGTTTGAGGGGCTTGTCCGAAAAGGAGACAAAGACTTCCTGGACAGGAGCAGCGGGCTGTTCTTCCATGAGCGTCCCTACCTTGACCACCGATGCTACCTTTTCCTTAGCCTGCCAAGAAAGGGGAAAAAGCCGGCCGGGCTGGCCACTTCCAACCTGCTTTCCCCAAGGTTTCTTCCTCCTGAACTTTTGGATGCAAAAAGACTGGAGGAATTTGAAAACGTGCTGGGGCAATTTGTCCAGCTGGTCTCCGAAAGTGGCATGGAAATCCGGCGTTTGGAGGAGGTTGATTACCTGGGCACCGCCCAAAGGCCGGGGCTATTGGAACGCTACCTGTTCCTGGGTCCCTGTGATGGAAAACCCCAAATAAAGGACATTGCCTTCAAACCGGAACTGCGGATAGGCACTTCCAGGATGCAGGTATTTTCCCTATCAGAAATGGACAGGCTCCCCAATGTGTTGTCCGACCAAATCCCCCATGAAGCGTACAGCACCGACAAGAAGGCCTATACCATCGGCCTGGCAGCCCCGTTGGGCCAGTTGCTGGATATTGACCATATCTATAACCAGTACGTCATCGTCGAAGACCGGCAGGCGGTAGCAAAGCAACTTGAAAGCAGGGCATTGCGCATGCAAAGCCTGGCCCATTATTCCAGGGAAAACCTGCATGCAAAAGAGGCCATACAGGCCTTCCTGAACGAAAGCATTGCAGAGGGCAGCTGGCCGGTAAGGGCACATTTCAATGTGCTCACCTGGTCGGAGGGTTCGGAGCAGACCAAATCCATCCGGAACAAGGTCGGGGCGGCCTTCGCCAGGATCGATGCGGTGGCCAAAGAGGAAAGCCTTGCCGCACCGCAATTGTTCTGGGCAGGGATTCCCGGCAATGCGGCGGCCCTTCCCATAGAGGAGACCTTCCTGACCTTTGGCCGGCAGGCCAGCTGCCTTTTCAACATGGAGACGGGCTATCTTTCCAGTCCCTCGCCATTCGGTATGCGGCTGGGGGACCGGCAGACCGGAAAACCGGTCAACGTGGACCTTTCCGATGAACCCATGGAGCGGGGCTGGACCACCAACCGCAACAAGTTCATCCTCGGCCCCTCGGGCAGTGGCAAGAGCTTCTTTACCAACCATATGGTGCGCAGCTACCATGCCCAAGGTTCGCACGTCGTGTTGGTCGATGTGGGCCATTCCTATAAAGGACTGTGTGACCTGGTAGGAGGGTACTACTTCACCTATGAAGAGGACCGTCCCATCTGCTTCAACCCCTTCCATCTGGGCGGCCGTGTGCTGGACACCGAAAAGAAGGAAAGCATCAAGACGCTGCTGTTGGCCCTGTGGAAAAAGGACGATGAGACCTTTACGCGCAGCGAGTACGTGGCCATCTCCAATGCCCTGGGCAGCTATTACGAAAGCCTGGATGCGGATACCTTTCCCTGCTTCGACAGCTTTTTTGAATACTGTTCCAACGGGTTCAAAGCACAGCTGGAAGCGCAAGGGGTAAAGGACCGGGACTTTGACATCGACAATTTCCTCTACGTGCTGCGGCCCTATTACCGTGGCGGGGAATTCGATTACCTGCTCAATGCCACAGAAAACCTTGACCTTCTGGAGCAACGCTTCATTGTCTTTGAGCTCGACAATATCAAGGACCATCCCATCCTGTTTCCGGTGGTGACACTGATCATCATGGAGATCTTTATTTCCAAGATGCGGAAACTGCGGGGCGTGCGCAAGATGATCCTGATCGAGGAGGCCTGGAAGGCCATTGCCAAAGAGGGGATGGCAGAATACATCCGCTACCTTTTCAAGACGGTCAGGAAGTTCTTCGGTGAGGCCGTGGTGGTCACCCAAGAAGTAGAGGACATCATCTCCAGCCCCATCATCAAGCAGGCCATCATCAACAACTCGGACTGCAAGATCCTTTTGGACCAGTCCAAATACCGCAACAAGTTCGACGGGATCCGGGAGCTTTTGGGACTCACCGAAAAGGAGACCATGCAGATCATGTCGATCAACAGGGCCAACGAACCGGGCAAAAAGTACAAGGAAGTCTTTATCGGCCTTGGGCCGGTCAGTAAGGTGTACCGTACCGAGGTGTCTCCCGAGGAATATTTGGCCTATACCACCGAGCAAAAGGAGAAGATAAAGGTGCAGGAAAGGGCCAATGCCTTTGGCGGGGACCTTGAAAAAGGCATTGCGGAAGTGGCCGCGGAAATGAAAGGAGGGGAGATATGA
- a CDS encoding MauE/DoxX family redox-associated membrane protein, with product MSKRIQSKENQTKLKAIFTLVTVILFLVIWTFTGLEKLINWQVSYKAFHNQPFPFSLADMLAYGIPITELLLAFALAAKPLRWWGLMGSVLLLSVFTTYVGLIWWNVFDRVPCNCAGFIEAMGWPGHFYFNSALLCLGIAALWMERVDGQMISNKNTIHEDKIS from the coding sequence ATGAGCAAAAGGATACAGTCGAAAGAAAATCAAACCAAACTAAAAGCAATCTTCACTTTGGTGACCGTCATCCTTTTCCTGGTAATCTGGACCTTTACGGGATTGGAAAAACTGATCAACTGGCAGGTGTCCTATAAGGCATTTCACAACCAGCCTTTTCCATTTTCGCTGGCAGATATGTTGGCTTACGGGATCCCCATAACCGAACTGCTGCTGGCCTTCGCATTGGCGGCAAAACCACTTAGATGGTGGGGGTTAATGGGATCGGTCCTGTTGCTTTCCGTATTCACTACCTATGTAGGATTGATCTGGTGGAATGTCTTTGACCGTGTCCCCTGCAACTGTGCCGGTTTTATAGAAGCTATGGGATGGCCCGGGCATTTCTATTTCAATAGTGCATTGCTATGCCTTGGAATAGCGGCACTTTGGATGGAGCGTGTGGATGGCCAGATGATCAGCAATAAAAATACAATTCATGAAGATAAAATATCATAA
- a CDS encoding conjugal transfer protein TraI — protein MKLPNIWKAGLLAGLLFFGAPQMPRSEAAVPAYILEIIRKGVKKAIVAIDLKIQRMQNNTIWLQNAQQVLENALNKLKLEEIAEWGERQKELYGDYYDGLWKVKSTISQYQKVRDIAEKQGRLVSEYQKAWQHITASGQFSAEELRWMEKVYLGILDHSVRNLEEVLGVVSAFNLKMDDGERLARIDRTAKKVRFNLNDLMRFNERNLLIARQRSYAKGAIKTLKEIHE, from the coding sequence ATGAAGTTGCCAAACATATGGAAAGCAGGATTATTGGCCGGGCTGCTGTTTTTTGGGGCTCCCCAAATGCCCCGCTCGGAGGCGGCAGTACCGGCCTATATCCTGGAGATAATCCGCAAAGGGGTGAAAAAGGCCATCGTGGCCATCGATCTGAAGATCCAGCGGATGCAGAACAACACGATATGGCTGCAGAATGCCCAGCAGGTACTCGAAAATGCGCTCAACAAGCTCAAGCTCGAAGAAATTGCCGAGTGGGGCGAGCGGCAGAAGGAACTGTACGGAGACTATTACGATGGGCTCTGGAAAGTAAAAAGTACCATAAGCCAGTACCAAAAGGTGCGGGACATTGCAGAAAAGCAAGGGCGACTGGTGAGTGAATACCAAAAAGCCTGGCAGCACATTACCGCAAGCGGGCAGTTTTCAGCAGAAGAGCTGCGCTGGATGGAAAAGGTGTATTTGGGCATTCTTGACCATTCGGTGCGCAACCTGGAAGAGGTGCTCGGCGTGGTCAGCGCCTTTAACCTGAAAATGGACGACGGCGAGCGGCTTGCCCGGATCGACCGGACAGCAAAGAAGGTGCGCTTCAACCTCAACGACCTGATGCGCTTCAATGAGCGGAACCTGCTCATCGCAAGGCAGCGCAGCTATGCCAAGGGAGCAATCAAAACACTCAAGGAAATCCATGAATAG
- a CDS encoding RagB/SusD family nutrient uptake outer membrane protein — MKNHYKYPIFIMIISIVHLLSSCEEFLDAKPDKALVVPSTLDDLQGVMDAMNRNTNSVPHIGLVSSDDMLLSPSVLDNLSEQQQAAYTWEKEIFTPAQPYSSDWATPYQQVFLANVVLDGLKDHVPMDTDEELRARHIKGRALFMRGHAYTQLMEIFTRPYEPGGHDPLGLPLKGSSDVNKLPRRSTVPELVDRILADLREASSLLPDKAEYSTRGSKWAAESLLARFSLVLGDYEKAYGHAGNAMAIGDGLIDFSGLDPSAPYPIGELNPETIYYATLPSGRYTTSNMTYVAPELYALYGEGDFRKSVFFEPGEEDGFYSFKGSFTGGYLFFGGISTGELVLTFAEGAARTGRLEEAQDALNIFLEHRMAPGSYVPVNIADEDGLLEIILEERRKELLFRNIRWMDLRRLNREEKWSVTLTRTVNGEEIVLPPGDSRYTFPLPPEETELNGLEQNPR, encoded by the coding sequence ATGAAAAATCACTATAAATACCCCATCTTCATCATGATCATCAGCATCGTACACCTTTTGAGCTCCTGCGAGGAGTTTTTGGATGCCAAGCCGGACAAGGCCTTGGTGGTGCCCAGTACCCTGGACGACTTACAGGGCGTTATGGATGCCATGAACCGTAATACCAACTCGGTTCCCCATATTGGGCTGGTTTCCAGCGACGATATGTTGCTGTCCCCATCAGTACTGGACAACCTTTCCGAGCAGCAACAGGCTGCCTATACCTGGGAAAAAGAAATATTTACCCCGGCACAGCCCTATTCTTCTGACTGGGCAACTCCCTACCAGCAGGTTTTTTTGGCCAATGTGGTGCTGGATGGGCTAAAGGATCATGTTCCCATGGATACAGATGAAGAGCTTCGTGCAAGGCATATCAAGGGCAGGGCCCTGTTTATGAGGGGACACGCCTATACCCAATTGATGGAAATCTTTACAAGACCCTATGAGCCTGGGGGACATGATCCATTGGGACTTCCCCTGAAGGGCAGCTCGGACGTGAACAAGCTTCCCCGAAGGTCAACGGTTCCCGAACTGGTGGACCGGATATTGGCAGACCTCCGGGAAGCCTCTTCGTTACTGCCCGATAAGGCGGAATATTCCACAAGGGGATCCAAATGGGCGGCAGAAAGCCTATTGGCCCGGTTCAGTTTGGTGCTGGGGGATTATGAAAAAGCCTACGGGCATGCCGGGAACGCCATGGCCATAGGCGATGGGCTTATCGATTTTTCAGGGCTCGATCCCTCGGCACCATACCCAATAGGAGAACTGAACCCTGAAACGATATACTATGCCACTCTTCCCAGCGGTCGGTACACCACAAGCAACATGACTTATGTCGCCCCAGAGCTTTACGCCCTGTACGGAGAAGGGGATTTTAGAAAATCCGTATTTTTTGAGCCTGGGGAAGAGGACGGCTTTTATAGTTTCAAGGGCAGTTTTACCGGAGGATACCTGTTTTTTGGCGGGATCAGTACAGGGGAACTGGTGCTGACCTTTGCAGAGGGAGCGGCCAGGACAGGAAGGCTGGAAGAAGCACAGGATGCCCTGAACATTTTCCTGGAGCACAGGATGGCACCGGGTTCATATGTCCCCGTGAACATTGCCGATGAGGATGGGCTGTTGGAGATAATCCTGGAAGAAAGGAGAAAGGAGCTGCTTTTCCGGAACATTCGGTGGATGGACCTGAGAAGGCTTAACAGGGAAGAAAAATGGAGTGTCACCCTTACAAGGACGGTAAATGGTGAGGAAATTGTCCTGCCCCCTGGGGATTCCCGTTATACTTTCCCGTTGCCTCCCGAGGAAACAGAATTGAACGGTCTTGAGCAGAATCCCAGATAA
- a CDS encoding DUF4133 domain-containing protein — protein MKRFTLNKGVNRPISFKGLQAQYILYLGIGLVVLLLLFAMGYVLGISFWINGTACGFMGYLLIEGVFGLNRKYGEHGLKKRMAFRKVPMGIKVRDREFIRKQDRKKHG, from the coding sequence ATGAAACGGTTTACCCTCAACAAGGGCGTCAACAGGCCGATCTCTTTTAAAGGCCTGCAGGCACAATATATCCTTTACCTGGGCATCGGCCTGGTGGTATTGCTGCTGTTGTTTGCCATGGGCTATGTGCTGGGCATATCCTTTTGGATCAACGGAACAGCCTGTGGCTTTATGGGCTATTTGCTTATAGAAGGAGTATTCGGGTTGAACCGCAAATACGGTGAACATGGCCTGAAAAAGCGCATGGCCTTCCGCAAGGTACCCATGGGGATCAAAGTGCGTGACAGGGAATTTATCAGGAAACAAGACCGCAAAAAACATGGATAG